In Devosia beringensis, a single window of DNA contains:
- a CDS encoding NADPH-dependent FMN reductase — MSKPRIGIIISTTREGRFGERVARWVAEQAASRTDIETEIVDLRDYPLPFFDYIASPRFVPIDTPEARKWSGKLAELDGYVFVTAEYNHSVSGVIKNALDFVFAESARKPAAFVGYGAVGGARAVEHLRQIVVELSMVPLNRAVHINMEPFMGLIRDGKDFADYPYLAPTVVTMLDELAWYAQTLKTGRELEAQKAAA, encoded by the coding sequence ATGAGCAAACCCCGCATCGGCATTATTATTTCCACCACCCGCGAAGGGCGTTTCGGCGAACGGGTGGCGCGCTGGGTGGCTGAACAGGCCGCCAGCCGCACTGATATCGAGACCGAGATTGTCGACCTGCGCGACTATCCGCTGCCGTTCTTTGACTATATCGCCTCGCCGCGCTTCGTGCCGATCGACACGCCTGAGGCCCGGAAGTGGTCCGGCAAGCTGGCCGAGCTGGACGGCTATGTGTTCGTGACGGCGGAGTACAACCACTCGGTATCGGGGGTGATCAAGAATGCGCTCGACTTTGTGTTCGCCGAGTCGGCACGCAAGCCCGCCGCCTTTGTCGGCTATGGCGCGGTGGGCGGGGCAAGGGCGGTCGAACATCTGCGGCAAATCGTGGTGGAACTGAGCATGGTGCCCCTGAACCGGGCCGTGCATATCAATATGGAGCCCTTCATGGGCCTGATCCGCGACGGCAAGGATTTTGCCGATTACCCCTATCTGGCGCCCACTGTGGTGACGATGCTGGACGAGCTGGCCTGGTATGCCCAGACGCTCAAGACCGGCCGCGAGCTGGAGGCCCAGAAGGCCGCCGCCTAG
- the hisN gene encoding histidinol-phosphatase yields the protein MTLDIARIQATLLAAADAAAAITLPLFRTDLGVDNKLAAGFDPVTEADRGAETAIRAVIGNAFPEHAIIGEEWGNSGQGDYTWIIDPVDGTRAFITGAPVWGTLIGFAHNGIAIAGLMSQPFIGETFLATPAGATYTRNGVTQPLRTSGLTTLAAARVFTTTPSLFRTPELMAKWSAIESATRLQRFGLDCYGYALLAAGHADLVIEPFLNTYDIAALVPIIRQAGGAVACWDGSEPTGGGNVIAAATPALLQEALALVNAS from the coding sequence ATGACCCTCGATATCGCCAGGATCCAGGCCACTTTGCTGGCCGCCGCCGATGCCGCCGCCGCCATCACACTGCCCTTGTTCCGCACCGATCTGGGCGTCGACAACAAGCTGGCTGCCGGCTTTGATCCAGTCACCGAGGCCGATCGCGGCGCCGAAACCGCCATCCGCGCCGTCATCGGCAATGCCTTTCCCGAGCACGCCATCATCGGCGAGGAATGGGGCAATTCCGGCCAGGGTGACTATACCTGGATCATCGACCCGGTCGACGGCACCCGCGCCTTCATCACCGGCGCGCCCGTCTGGGGCACGCTGATCGGCTTTGCGCATAACGGCATTGCCATTGCCGGCCTGATGAGCCAGCCCTTTATCGGCGAGACTTTCCTCGCCACCCCCGCCGGCGCCACCTATACCCGCAACGGTGTCACCCAGCCGCTGCGCACCTCCGGCCTCACCACCCTGGCCGCCGCCCGCGTCTTCACCACCACGCCATCGCTGTTCCGCACGCCCGAGCTCATGGCCAAGTGGAGCGCCATCGAGTCCGCCACCCGCCTGCAGCGCTTCGGCCTCGACTGCTACGGCTATGCCCTGCTCGCGGCCGGCCATGCCGACCTCGTCATCGAGCCCTTCCTCAACACCTATGACATCGCCGCTCTGGTCCCCATCATCCGCCAAGCCGGCGGCGCCGTGGCCTGCTGGGATGGCAGCGAACCCACCGGCGGCGGCAACGTCATCGCCGCGGCCACGCCGGCACTACTGCAAGAGGCGCTGGCCCTGGTCAACGCCAGCTAG
- a CDS encoding SRPBCC domain-containing protein — MDNNQDNAAAPVDGRTTVKRLSDREIAVTRSFDAPARIVFEAWSNPELFARWWVPKSLGLSLRSCQMDVRTGGSYRLEFGEDPDTISAFFGRYIDVVPPARIVWSNDEGENGAISTVTLVETGGKTLLTFSEVYPSKQALDDSLGGMDGAAEQFVQLDALLATLAASNA; from the coding sequence ATGGACAATAACCAGGACAATGCGGCGGCCCCGGTCGATGGCCGCACCACGGTGAAGCGGCTATCCGATCGCGAGATCGCGGTGACGCGCAGCTTCGATGCACCCGCGCGGATTGTCTTTGAGGCCTGGAGCAATCCCGAACTGTTCGCGCGCTGGTGGGTGCCCAAATCCCTGGGCCTGTCGTTGCGCTCCTGCCAGATGGATGTGCGCACCGGTGGCAGCTACCGCCTCGAATTCGGCGAGGACCCCGACACCATCTCGGCCTTTTTCGGCCGCTATATCGACGTGGTGCCGCCGGCGCGGATCGTCTGGAGCAATGACGAAGGCGAGAACGGCGCCATCTCCACGGTGACCCTGGTGGAAACGGGCGGCAAAACACTGCTGACCTTCAGCGAAGTCTATCCCAGCAAGCAGGCGCTCGATGACTCCCTGGGCGGCATGGATGGCGCAGCCGAACAGTTCGTCCAGCTCGACGCCCTGCTCGCCACCCTGGCCGCCAGCAACGCCTGA
- a CDS encoding N-formylglutamate amidohydrolase encodes MRSDYWDQPAFETIRPRRLLSPVVFNSPHSGRVYPERFLAMTRLDHLSIRQSEDAWVDELFARAPHVGAPLLRAHFPRAYLDVNREPWELDPTMFVEPLSDRFNTTSPRVAAGLGTLARVVAENKPIYRDRLTLDDARMRIEGIYHPYHAALQRLLSEAVNAFGVGLLIDCHSMPRIARTNDRAAPDIVLGDRYGTTCAPALVDLVETIFTSAGLRVARNRPYAGGFATRTYGRPQHGIHALQIEISRHLYMNEVTLTKTDNFDAIRQIMERLIFALVGLDLVSLVGNQALPEKAAAE; translated from the coding sequence GTGCGGTCTGACTATTGGGATCAGCCGGCATTCGAGACCATCAGGCCACGCCGCCTCCTCTCGCCCGTCGTGTTCAATTCCCCCCATTCCGGCCGCGTCTATCCCGAACGCTTCCTCGCCATGACCCGGCTTGATCACCTCTCCATCCGCCAGTCCGAGGATGCCTGGGTCGACGAGCTCTTCGCCCGCGCGCCCCATGTCGGCGCCCCGCTGTTGCGCGCCCATTTCCCCCGCGCCTATCTCGACGTCAATCGCGAGCCATGGGAACTCGATCCCACCATGTTTGTCGAGCCGCTGAGCGATCGCTTCAATACCACCTCGCCCCGCGTTGCCGCCGGGCTGGGCACGCTGGCCCGCGTCGTTGCCGAGAACAAGCCCATCTATCGCGACCGGCTGACGCTGGACGATGCGCGCATGCGCATCGAAGGCATCTACCATCCCTATCACGCCGCCCTGCAGCGCCTGCTCAGCGAAGCTGTCAATGCCTTTGGCGTGGGCCTGCTGATCGATTGCCATTCCATGCCGCGCATCGCCCGCACCAATGATCGGGCCGCGCCCGATATCGTACTGGGCGACCGCTACGGTACCACCTGCGCCCCCGCCCTCGTCGATCTGGTGGAAACCATCTTCACCAGCGCCGGCTTGCGGGTCGCGCGCAACCGCCCCTATGCCGGTGGCTTTGCCACCCGCACTTATGGCCGCCCCCAGCATGGCATTCATGCCCTGCAGATCGAAATCAGCCGGCACCTCTACATGAACGAGGTGACCCTGACCAAGACCGACAATTTCGACGCCATCCGCCAGATCATGGAGCGGCTGATCTTTGCCTTGGTCGGGCTCGATCTGGTCTCGCTGGTCGGCAACCAGGCCCTGCCGGAAAAGGCCGCGGCCGAGTAG
- a CDS encoding metallophosphoesterase, translating to MTLKFVVMSDLHVMPKGELSMTLDTGARLEEAINAVVERYADADFCILAGDLADLGQPEAYEYLKAIIARLPIPVHITLGNHDRRPAFLEVFGDDFAIETGKVDKVIDIKGYRIILLDSSEPGRVDGVLEAVQLDWLRARLAEAMDRPVIVVLHHNANALHIRSDDIRMLEPADFIAALKTHPDIRQVIAGHVHITSTASWHGLPFTTLAGGHYSVSFNVDQPEAPIRRIDGPGQMAVVIGTPDRTTVLFEDFIDGNATIGMIEGPRVVRQAAE from the coding sequence ATGACACTCAAATTCGTCGTGATGAGCGACCTGCATGTGATGCCCAAGGGCGAGCTGTCGATGACGCTTGATACCGGCGCCCGGCTCGAAGAAGCCATCAATGCCGTGGTCGAGCGCTATGCCGATGCCGATTTCTGCATTCTCGCTGGCGACCTAGCCGATCTCGGCCAGCCGGAAGCCTATGAGTATCTCAAGGCCATCATCGCCCGCCTGCCCATCCCGGTGCATATCACCCTGGGCAATCATGACCGCCGCCCGGCCTTTCTCGAGGTCTTCGGCGACGATTTCGCCATCGAGACCGGCAAGGTCGACAAGGTCATCGACATCAAGGGCTACCGCATCATCCTGCTCGATTCGTCCGAACCGGGCCGCGTCGATGGCGTATTGGAGGCGGTCCAGCTTGATTGGCTGCGCGCCAGGCTGGCCGAAGCCATGGATCGGCCGGTTATCGTGGTGCTGCATCACAACGCCAATGCCCTCCATATCCGCTCCGACGACATCCGCATGCTCGAGCCCGCCGACTTCATCGCCGCGCTCAAGACCCATCCCGACATCCGCCAGGTCATCGCCGGCCACGTCCACATCACCTCGACGGCGAGCTGGCATGGCCTGCCCTTTACCACTCTGGCCGGCGGCCACTATTCGGTGAGCTTCAACGTCGACCAGCCCGAAGCGCCGATCCGCCGCATCGACGGCCCCGGCCAGATGGCGGTGGTCATCGGCACGCCCGACCGCACCACGGTCCTGTTCGAGGATTTCATCGACGGCAACGCCACCATCGGCATGATCGAAGGCCCCCGCGTTGTCCGCCAGGCCGCGGAATAA
- a CDS encoding putative bifunctional diguanylate cyclase/phosphodiesterase produces the protein METAPATLGVFALGLASLLALIAWLHRMTLRLEIAQDQTTYLSLHDPLTGIANRALFESRLNEAMAYQYLAPTKVALVSIDLDGFKEVNDTLGHAAGDDLIRQVARRLAFALPEEATLARVGGDEFALVQPGMISEGQARWICEGLIRALHDPFVLGGETVEVTASFGVSLEDGREVTAAEMFRRADVALYAAKAEGRNRLKLYDPQMDASRREKRMLEIDLRNALITGAGLFVLYQPIFSARTGAIVGAEALVRWKHPQRGLLSPDKFIALAEETGIINQLGEWVLEQACRTAVESDLLWIAVNISPVQMRHQAFGSRVSDVLNKTGLPAKRLELEITEGVLLQHSPQIEITLARLQEMGIRIALDDFGTGYSSISYLRTYNIDKLKIDQSFTRLMGSDEVTRTIVQSVIQMADALGIDVTAEGVEDESQRLMLAKLGCTQLQGFLLSRPVTAEKLTELLLQQRAAA, from the coding sequence GTGGAAACTGCGCCGGCCACCCTGGGCGTCTTTGCTTTGGGCCTGGCCAGCCTGCTCGCCTTGATCGCCTGGCTGCACCGCATGACCCTGCGGCTCGAGATCGCCCAGGATCAGACGACCTATCTGTCGCTGCACGATCCGCTCACCGGCATTGCCAATCGCGCGCTGTTTGAATCGCGCCTCAACGAGGCCATGGCCTATCAATACCTGGCGCCCACCAAGGTCGCGCTGGTCTCCATCGATCTGGACGGCTTCAAGGAGGTCAACGACACCCTTGGCCACGCTGCGGGTGATGATCTGATCCGCCAGGTGGCGCGGCGCCTTGCCTTTGCCCTGCCCGAAGAGGCGACCCTTGCCCGCGTGGGCGGCGACGAATTTGCCCTGGTGCAGCCGGGCATGATCAGCGAAGGCCAGGCACGCTGGATCTGCGAGGGCCTGATCCGCGCCCTGCATGACCCCTTTGTCCTGGGCGGCGAGACCGTCGAGGTCACGGCCAGTTTCGGCGTCTCGCTGGAGGACGGCCGGGAGGTGACGGCGGCGGAGATGTTCCGGCGCGCCGACGTGGCGCTCTATGCCGCCAAGGCCGAGGGCCGCAACCGGCTCAAGCTTTACGATCCACAGATGGACGCTTCCCGCCGCGAAAAGCGCATGCTCGAGATTGACCTGCGCAATGCCCTGATCACCGGCGCGGGCCTGTTCGTGCTCTATCAGCCCATCTTCAGCGCCCGGACCGGCGCCATTGTCGGCGCCGAGGCGCTTGTCCGCTGGAAACATCCCCAGCGCGGCCTGCTGTCACCCGACAAGTTCATCGCCCTGGCCGAGGAAACCGGCATCATCAACCAGCTCGGCGAATGGGTGCTGGAACAGGCTTGCCGCACCGCGGTCGAGTCCGACCTGCTCTGGATCGCCGTCAACATCTCCCCCGTGCAGATGCGTCACCAGGCCTTCGGCAGCCGCGTCAGCGACGTGCTCAACAAGACCGGACTGCCCGCAAAACGGCTTGAGCTCGAGATCACCGAGGGCGTGCTGCTGCAGCATTCCCCCCAGATCGAGATCACCCTGGCGCGGCTGCAGGAAATGGGCATCCGCATCGCACTCGACGATTTCGGCACCGGCTACTCGTCCATCAGCTATCTGCGTACCTACAATATCGACAAGCTCAAGATCGACCAGTCTTTCACCCGTCTCATGGGCAGTGACGAGGTGACGCGCACCATCGTGCAGTCCGTCATCCAGATGGCCGATGCCCTGGGCATCGATGTGACCGCCGAAGGCGTGGAAGACGAAAGCCAGCGCCTGATGCTGGCCAAGCTGGGCTGCACCCAGCTCCAGGGCTTCTTGCTCTCCCGACCAGTCACCGCGGAAAAGCTGACCGAGCTGCTGCTGCAGCAGCGCGCGGCCGCCTGA
- a CDS encoding BCCT family transporter — MTDDKDNGSEEVRPPEGPTEIIQTDYSIGQDNFVSRRGFLSVDVHSPVFLISGLTIVLFVITTMVLGSRATDAFIGLRDFLTSHFDWFFIIAGNVFVLLCLGLIVSPLGKIRIGGRDATPDYSYTGWLAMLFAAGMGIGLMFYGVAEPLTNFTAAFNGPVMEAGVRTDWAPLDGAVGDAEASRRLAMAATIFHWGLHPWAIYAVVALSLAIFSYNKGLPLTMRSIFYPVFGERMWGWPGHIIDILAVFATLFGLATSLGIGAGQANAGLNFLFGLPVGNVSMVVLIVAITGVALLSVVAGLDAGVKRLSEINMVMAGLLLVFVLAVGPTWQIVTGFFANLSAYAQNLPALSNPFGRTDDNFRHGWTAFYWAWWMSWSPFVGMFIARVSRGRTVREFLICVLLVPSTVSVLWMTAFGGTAISQLVNDGYEAVASSALELQLFQMLAGLPLTQITSFIAIALVIIFFVTSSDSGSLVIDTITAGGKVDAPVGQRIFWASFEGLVAIALLLGGGLAALQAMAVSTGFPFAIILLLACYALVKGLLSEPR, encoded by the coding sequence ATGACCGACGATAAGGACAACGGCAGCGAAGAGGTTCGTCCGCCCGAGGGACCGACAGAGATCATCCAGACCGATTATTCCATTGGTCAGGACAATTTTGTCTCCCGTCGCGGCTTTCTGAGCGTGGACGTGCACAGTCCGGTCTTTCTTATTTCCGGGCTCACCATCGTGCTGTTCGTTATTACGACGATGGTGTTGGGCAGCCGCGCTACTGACGCCTTTATCGGGCTGCGCGACTTCCTCACCAGTCACTTCGACTGGTTCTTCATCATTGCCGGCAATGTCTTCGTCCTGCTCTGCCTGGGTTTGATCGTATCCCCGCTGGGCAAGATCCGCATCGGCGGGCGGGATGCGACCCCGGATTATTCTTACACCGGCTGGCTGGCCATGCTGTTTGCCGCCGGCATGGGTATCGGCTTGATGTTTTATGGCGTGGCCGAGCCGCTCACCAACTTCACCGCCGCCTTCAACGGTCCCGTGATGGAAGCGGGTGTCCGGACCGACTGGGCGCCGCTCGATGGTGCCGTTGGCGATGCCGAGGCATCCCGGCGGCTGGCCATGGCGGCCACGATTTTCCACTGGGGCCTCCACCCCTGGGCTATCTACGCCGTGGTTGCGCTCTCGCTGGCGATATTCTCGTATAACAAGGGCCTGCCGCTCACCATGCGGTCGATCTTCTACCCCGTTTTTGGTGAGCGCATGTGGGGCTGGCCCGGGCACATCATTGATATCCTGGCCGTCTTCGCGACGCTGTTCGGCCTCGCTACCTCGCTGGGCATAGGCGCCGGCCAGGCCAATGCCGGGCTCAACTTCCTGTTCGGCCTGCCGGTCGGCAATGTGTCGATGGTCGTGCTGATCGTGGCCATAACCGGGGTCGCGCTGTTGTCGGTGGTGGCCGGGCTCGATGCCGGCGTCAAGCGGCTGTCGGAAATCAACATGGTCATGGCTGGGCTACTGCTGGTCTTTGTCCTGGCGGTGGGGCCGACCTGGCAGATCGTCACCGGCTTTTTTGCCAATCTGTCGGCCTATGCACAAAATCTGCCTGCCCTGTCCAATCCGTTCGGCCGGACGGACGACAATTTCCGTCATGGCTGGACGGCCTTTTACTGGGCCTGGTGGATGTCATGGTCGCCGTTCGTGGGCATGTTCATCGCGCGCGTCAGCCGCGGCAGGACCGTGCGGGAGTTCCTGATCTGCGTGCTGCTGGTCCCCTCCACGGTCAGTGTCTTGTGGATGACGGCCTTCGGCGGCACGGCCATCAGCCAGCTGGTCAACGACGGCTATGAGGCCGTGGCAAGCTCGGCTTTGGAACTGCAGCTTTTCCAGATGCTGGCCGGGTTGCCGCTGACACAGATCACCTCGTTCATTGCTATCGCGCTGGTGATCATCTTCTTCGTGACGTCCTCGGATTCAGGGTCTCTGGTCATCGACACCATCACCGCCGGCGGCAAGGTAGATGCCCCCGTGGGGCAACGCATTTTCTGGGCAAGCTTTGAGGGTCTTGTCGCCATTGCCCTGCTGCTCGGGGGCGGCCTGGCTGCCCTGCAGGCCATGGCGGTTTCAACCGGCTTCCCCTTTGCCATCATTCTGCTGCTGGCATGCTACGCCCTGGTCAAGGGCCTTCTGAGCGAACCGCGATAG
- a CDS encoding metal/formaldehyde-sensitive transcriptional repressor, translating to MSHMITEKSRLLARVRRLKGQMEAVERALEAEVECGDVLQLLASVRGALNGLTVELIEDHIIHHVVDPQNEPDASKAKGAADLIAVVRSYLK from the coding sequence ATGTCACATATGATCACGGAAAAGAGCCGGCTGCTTGCCCGCGTCCGTCGCCTCAAGGGGCAGATGGAAGCGGTGGAGCGCGCGCTGGAGGCCGAGGTCGAGTGCGGCGATGTCCTGCAATTGCTGGCCTCAGTGCGCGGGGCGCTCAATGGCCTCACCGTCGAGCTGATCGAGGACCATATCATCCACCATGTTGTGGATCCCCAGAACGAACCCGATGCCAGCAAGGCCAAGGGGGCAGCCGACCTCATCGCGGTCGTGCGCAGCTATCTCAAGTGA
- the dmeF gene encoding CDF family Co(II)/Ni(II) efflux transporter DmeF, translating into MTEQAFPAPHDHVFLGSGHDRNERRTWLVIGLTATMMVVEIAAGSLFGSMALTADGWHMSTHAGAMLIAALSYRYARRNAHNPRFSFGTGKFGDLAGFASAVVLALIALLIGYESFVRLGSPVAINFEQAILVAVIGLTVNLVCAWLLREDHAHHGHHGHSHGHDHHDHGHAHDHGHEHHAGKPAGGQDLNLRAAYLHVLADALTSILAIAALVFGSLYGWLWLDPVMGIVGGLVIARWSWGLIKQAGGSLLDYVPADEDLPAEIRAAVEVDGDTVTDLHIWRLGPGHFGAIVRLDAGQVQAPDVYHARLAHIHDLSHLTVEAHRRA; encoded by the coding sequence ATGACTGAGCAAGCATTTCCGGCGCCGCATGATCACGTGTTCCTGGGAAGCGGCCACGACCGCAACGAACGGCGCACCTGGCTGGTCATCGGCCTGACTGCCACGATGATGGTGGTCGAAATCGCCGCCGGCAGCCTTTTCGGCTCGATGGCGCTGACGGCCGATGGCTGGCACATGTCCACCCATGCCGGCGCCATGCTGATCGCTGCCCTGTCCTATCGCTATGCCCGGCGGAATGCCCACAATCCGCGCTTCAGCTTCGGCACGGGCAAGTTTGGTGATCTGGCGGGCTTTGCCAGCGCGGTCGTGCTGGCCTTGATCGCGCTCCTGATCGGCTATGAGAGCTTTGTGCGGCTCGGCAGCCCCGTGGCGATCAACTTTGAGCAGGCGATCCTGGTCGCGGTCATCGGGCTGACGGTCAACCTGGTCTGTGCCTGGCTGTTGCGGGAAGATCATGCCCATCACGGGCATCACGGCCATTCGCATGGCCACGACCATCACGATCATGGTCACGCCCATGATCATGGCCATGAGCATCATGCCGGCAAGCCAGCAGGGGGGCAGGATCTGAACCTGCGCGCGGCCTATCTGCACGTGCTGGCCGACGCCCTCACCTCAATACTGGCCATTGCTGCCCTGGTGTTTGGCAGCCTCTATGGCTGGCTGTGGCTGGACCCGGTCATGGGCATTGTCGGTGGCCTGGTGATCGCCCGCTGGTCCTGGGGCCTGATCAAGCAGGCCGGTGGCTCGCTGCTGGATTACGTCCCTGCCGATGAAGACCTGCCGGCAGAAATCCGCGCGGCCGTCGAGGTGGACGGGGATACGGTAACCGACCTGCATATCTGGCGCCTCGGGCCGGGGCATTTTGGCGCCATTGTCAGGCTCGACGCGGGACAGGTGCAGGCGCCGGACGTCTACCACGCCCGGCTCGCGCATATTCATGACCTCTCCCATCTCACCGTCGAGGCGCATCGGCGTGCCTAG
- the cpdR gene encoding cell cycle two-component system response regulator CpdR, which produces MKRILLAEDDNDMRQFLTRALKNAGYEVVSFDNGLSAYERLREEPFSLLLSDIVMPEMDGIELARRATELDPDLKVMFITGFAAVALNPDSDAPKDASVLSKPFHLKDLVNEVERLLAA; this is translated from the coding sequence ATGAAGCGAATTCTGCTCGCTGAAGACGATAATGACATGCGCCAGTTTCTGACGCGGGCCCTCAAGAATGCCGGCTATGAAGTGGTGTCGTTCGACAACGGGCTCAGTGCCTATGAGCGGCTGCGCGAAGAGCCGTTCTCGCTGCTTCTCTCCGATATCGTGATGCCGGAAATGGACGGCATCGAGCTGGCGCGCCGCGCCACCGAACTGGACCCCGACCTCAAGGTGATGTTCATCACCGGCTTTGCCGCGGTGGCGCTGAACCCCGACAGCGACGCGCCCAAGGATGCCTCGGTGCTGAGCAAGCCGTTCCACTTGAAAGACCTTGTCAATGAGGTTGAGCGGCTCTTAGCCGCTTAG
- a CDS encoding CHASE4 domain-containing protein: protein MMLAVAFGTWWAAGRIDAWADAQERQSVTAGLDQEKDRLTTEQDSTAVWDEAVLRLEANDQPWIADNLVDWMSQYYGHDRVYVIAPDDHVVRAADQGQYAGQSVNPADQAVLAGLLAEFRARVALASTQQDGATASPVDRGLLDTVILGDGHLAYLSLRPVVLTSDADKPVTDDAFLHVSVKLVSADMLDEVGTRFGLDDLRVVARNGAPSTLPVLNNV, encoded by the coding sequence ATGATGCTGGCGGTTGCCTTCGGAACCTGGTGGGCCGCCGGGCGGATTGACGCCTGGGCAGATGCCCAGGAGCGCCAATCGGTCACCGCTGGCCTGGATCAGGAAAAAGACAGGCTCACGACCGAGCAGGACAGTACCGCCGTCTGGGACGAGGCCGTCTTGCGGCTAGAGGCCAACGACCAGCCCTGGATTGCCGACAATCTCGTCGATTGGATGAGCCAGTATTACGGCCATGACCGCGTCTATGTCATCGCCCCGGACGACCATGTCGTTCGTGCGGCAGACCAGGGGCAATATGCTGGCCAGTCGGTCAATCCTGCGGACCAAGCCGTTCTTGCCGGCCTGCTTGCCGAATTCCGGGCGCGCGTCGCCCTGGCGTCAACCCAGCAGGATGGCGCGACAGCATCGCCCGTCGATCGCGGCCTGCTCGACACCGTGATCCTGGGTGATGGTCACCTGGCCTATCTCAGCCTGCGACCGGTCGTGCTGACATCTGACGCGGACAAGCCGGTCACCGACGACGCCTTCCTGCATGTCTCGGTCAAGCTCGTCTCCGCAGACATGCTCGACGAGGTCGGCACGCGTTTCGGCCTTGATGACCTTCGCGTGGTTGCCCGAAACGGGGCGCCCTCGACGCTTCCGGTGCTCAACAATGTCTGA
- a CDS encoding ArsR/SmtB family transcription factor, which yields MVQFQQATFDTSFAALSDATRRGVLEQLARADASISELAATFRMTLTGMKKHIGVLERAGLVTTQKIGRVRTCRLGISRLEQEAAWIEQYRQLWDARFDQLDRVVEELKRKEKTDGQ from the coding sequence ATGGTTCAGTTTCAGCAAGCCACCTTTGATACCTCATTCGCCGCGCTCTCGGATGCAACCCGGCGGGGCGTGCTCGAGCAGCTCGCGCGCGCCGATGCCTCGATCAGCGAACTGGCCGCGACCTTCCGCATGACCCTGACGGGCATGAAAAAGCATATCGGTGTGCTCGAACGGGCGGGGCTCGTCACCACGCAGAAGATCGGGCGCGTGCGCACCTGCCGGCTCGGTATCAGCCGCCTCGAGCAGGAGGCGGCCTGGATCGAGCAGTACCGCCAGCTTTGGGATGCCCGTTTCGACCAGCTCGACCGGGTTGTCGAAGAACTCAAACGCAAGGAGAAGACTGATGGACAATAA
- a CDS encoding winged helix-turn-helix transcriptional regulator encodes METPYTPTKQPKTFAECSHVAVPMIEILGRISGRWSLYIIMSLMSGPMRFSELKRQVEGISQKMLTQTLRELEEDGIVHRTVTPIIPPRVDYELTEMGRELQAPLAAISDWTHRNGDRVAEARDRYAIRRKAA; translated from the coding sequence ATGGAAACCCCGTACACGCCGACGAAACAGCCCAAAACCTTCGCCGAATGCTCCCACGTCGCCGTGCCGATGATCGAAATCCTCGGCCGCATCAGCGGACGCTGGTCGCTCTACATCATCATGTCGCTGATGAGCGGACCGATGCGCTTTTCCGAACTCAAGCGTCAGGTCGAGGGCATCTCCCAGAAGATGCTGACCCAGACGCTGCGCGAACTCGAGGAAGACGGCATTGTGCATCGCACGGTCACCCCCATCATCCCGCCGCGCGTCGATTATGAGCTGACCGAAATGGGTCGCGAACTCCAGGCGCCGCTTGCCGCCATCAGCGACTGGACACACCGCAATGGCGACCGCGTTGCCGAAGCCCGCGACCGCTACGCGATCCGCCGCAAGGCCGCCTGA